A genome region from Ctenopharyngodon idella isolate HZGC_01 chromosome 5, HZGC01, whole genome shotgun sequence includes the following:
- the mn1b gene encoding LOW QUALITY PROTEIN: transcriptional activator MN1 (The sequence of the model RefSeq protein was modified relative to this genomic sequence to represent the inferred CDS: deleted 1 base in 1 codon), translating to MFGLEQFGPQINNRNFGHTEKNFNQPRVSMNSHYKSPGFHAGGPQGTVEPGMGPLNEPPVIEMNINMNGGEQYGGFQRGHSELHVGNLQQQQQASMHGFFNPQRPHNHPHGHQTHSHHQHFGGNFGPEPGSSCLHSGRIMGYNSGMGLQQGFTEGFDPLSEGQSADGFSQQQSQQQQRPGSMPDFQHHGPPSGNHPVPAPCLPLDQSPNRAASFHGLSSSSSSSESHNLEPRRMPPPGGVDGLDYNYSNEPSSGHFEVSVYSPSESDSQLSHFGPGRQVPGPNFPGNPGLSRAPGMQGISKEHPHAPPQQQQPSAQHNVFFERFGGGRKIPVGIEPGSRHPLLQQQPGLIGRQNTCPPSLPQPPQSETGSANAGMQEGGVMMPGQHNQFEYPIHRPENRRMHSYGDPMFNMQQQPPPPQQPSNQRLQHFDSPYLNMAKRPRFDFPNATHGGESCGSWNSGMHNPPGMENNLSPAAYPGLPGEFTPPVTDGFSTGPSLQLTGPEQQSMQQQQNAASMIKQMASRSQQQRMRQPNLQQLGHHSDVPQGPLGHGGPVGGMPQSSFERENGGRMVNFDGRNPHITLESGWFPGPHPPGEMLGHRMGPGGEVGAHEMQQNGPGMMFRAGVNGMGMQEPMRIPGEGHVQPLLSPNIHSQFNNGMGNLSQMQSPSTGVGLPNTPSERRPNDFPGPPMGGPSSFPYGGSNRQGASLCNSQGVSTSPGSFTSQSDFPTSQRSSVSKLGGLSLGNFSKTSGKDNVFGQSCLAALSTACQNMIASLGAPNLNVTFNKKTQGEGKRKLSQTEQDLNNSAVNGTGNAGTEYFPSIAAPQNGQIPPAGNSNTKPPGQNHTVQGEASTLSPNYNMDTTPCSEGKAATGSGRGRGRRKRDSGHVSPGIFFPSENSNPVVSPGQQVASAAGVGERCTGTPQEKPHTSPSWGKGGDLLLGDQADLMSSLDSGIQSVSKSEVCSPRMDFTDDVGTHYSNEDEVSSSSDAPSTVKAGRSPLLGSPKLQRDNGLIGGQKGQGMGLSNHTTSTSDGFGGVGHPGTPGMEQARTPSSTSGQDEIHPLEILQAQIQLQRQQFSISEDQPLAVKNNKKSSDCSGQNGDGELSSCSPDAGKGSVGTIDLDTLMAEQHATWYVPSDKSLLEDSEEEKSVWEKNKVQGTIKEEVDLSQSKTTGGAGSSGTTGGMGSHLQCLSVHCTDELGESKGRGGPVPSWRSLHSDISNRFGTFVAALT from the exons ATGTTTGGGCTGGAACAGTTTGGTCCACagattaataacagaaattttgGCCACACTGAGAAAAACTTTAACCAGCCAAGAGTGAGCATGAACTCTCATTACAAGAGCCCAGGTTTTCATGCTGGAGGCCCACAAGGGACAGTCGAGCCTGGTATGGGCCCACTTAACGAGCCTCCTGTGATTGAGATGAACATTAACATGAATGGAGGCGAACAGTATGGTGGATTTCAGCGA GGACATTCTGAATTGCATGTGGGGAATCTCCAACAGCAACAACAGGCCTCGATGCATGGATTTTTTAACCCTCAAAGACCTCATAATCATCCCCACGGACATCAAACACATTCACACCATCAACACTTTGGTGGAAATTTTGGACCTGAACCTGGGTCCTCTTGCTTACACAGCGGAAGGATAATGGGTTACAACAGTGGTATGGGGCTCCAGCAAGGATTCACAGAGGGTTTTGACCCACTCTCTGAGGGGCAGTCAGCAGATGGCTTCTCTCAGCAGCAGTCCCAGCAGCAGCAAAGGCCAGGCTCCATGCCTGATTTTCAGCACCATGGACCCCCCAGCGGAAACCACCCTGTCCCTGCCCCATGTCTTCCCTTGGACCAATCACCTAATCGTGCTGCCTCCTTCCATGGCCTgtcttcctcatcctcttcgTCAGAAAGTCACAATCTAGAGCCCAGACGAATGCCCCCACCAGGCGGTGTTGATGGACTTGACTACAACTATTCCAATGAGCCCTCATCTGGACATTTTGAAGTGTCTGTGTACTCCCCCTCTGAATCTGATTCTCAGCTTTCTCATTTTGGGCCTGGGCGTCAGGTGCCAGGGCCCAATTTTCCTGGAAACCCAGGGTTGTCTCGTGCTCCTGGAATGCAGGGTATCTCTAAAGAACACCCCCATGCCCCCCCTCAACAGCAGCAGCCCTCAGCCCAGCACAATGTGTTCTTTGAACGTTTTGGGGGTGGACGCAAAATACCAGTGGGGATAGAGCCTGGATCCAGGCATCCTCTCTTGCAGCAGCAGCCAGGCTTGATTGGCAGACAGAACACTTGCCCACCATCTCTCCCACAGCCCCCACAATCAGAGACGGGTTCCGCAAATGCCGGCATGCAGGAGGGAGGCGTCATGATGCCTGGCCAGCATAATCAGTTTGAATACCCTATTCACAGACCAGAGAACAGACGGATGCATAGTTATGGCGACCCCATGTTCAACATGCAACAGCAGCCACCCCCTCCTCAGCAGCCTTCCAATCAGAGGCTGCAACACTTTGATTCTCCTTATTTAAATATGGCTAAGAGGCCCAGGTTTGATTTTCCAAATGCCACTCATGGCGGGGAGAGTTGCGGCAGTTGGAACAGTGGAATGCATAACCCGCCTGGAATGGAGAACAATCTCTCTCCAGCAGCCTACCCTGGCCTGCCTGGAGAGTTCACCCCCCCTGTGACGGATGGCTTTTCAACAGGCCCATCACTGCAGCTTACAGGGCCTGAGCAGCAGTCAATGCAGCAGCAACAAAATGCAGCATCGATGATCAAGCAAATGGCCTCTCGGAGTCAGCAGCAGAGGATGAGACAACCGAATCTGCAGCAGCTGGGTCACCACAGTGATGTTCCTCAAGGGCCCCTGGGGCATGGGGGCCCGGTGGGAGGCATGCCTCAGTCGAGTTTCGAGAGAGAAAACGGTGGGAGGATGGTGAACTTTGATGGACGGAACCCACACATAACTTTGGAGAGTGGGTGGTTTCCTGGGCCACATCCACCTGGGGAAATGCTGGGTCATCGCATGGGTCCAGGTGGAGAGGTGGGGGCTCATGAAATGCAGCAAAATGGTCCTGGCATGATGTTCAGAGCTGGTGTGAATGGAATGGGCATGCAGGAGCCTATGAGGATACCGGGGGAGGGCCACGTGCAGCCCTTACTTTCACCCAACATCCACTCACAATTCAACAATGGCATGGGAAACCTCTCACAGATGCAGTCACCCAGTACAGGTGTTGGATTGCCCAACACACCATCAGAAAGGCGCCCTAATGACTTTCCGGGACCACCCATGGGTGGTCCGTCCTCTTTTCCCTATGGGGGCTCTAATCGACAGGGAGCCTCTCTCTGTAACTCTCAAGGAGTGAGCACCTCACCAGGGAGTTTTACATCCCAGTCAGACTTTCCCACTAGCCAGCGTTCCTCAGTCAGCAAACTTGGGGGACTCTCCTTAGGGAATTTTAGCAAAACGAGTGGCAAGGACAATGTTTTTGGACAGAGCTGCCTGGCAGCCCTCTCTACTGCCTGTCAGAACATGATTGCCAGCCTGGGGGCCCCTAACCTCAATGTGACATTCAACAAGAAGACTCAGGGAGAAGGGAAACGAAAGCTGAGTCAGACAGAACAGGACCTGAATAACAGTGCGGTTAATGGCACTGGGAATGCTGGGACTGAATATTTCCCAAGCATTGCTGCCCCCCAAAATGGGCAAATTCCTCCTGCTGGAAATAGCAACACTAAACCACCGGGTCAAAATCATACGGTGCAGGGGGAAGCCAGCACCCTCTCCCCAAATTACAATATGGACACTACCCCTTGCAGTGAGGGGAAGGCGGCAACAGGGAGtgggagagggagagggaggagAAAAAGAGACAGTGGCCATGTGAGCCCTGGGATATTTTTCCCCTCTGAAAACAGTAACCCTGTTGTAAGTCCCGGCCAGCAGGTGGCCTCAGCAGCTGGTGTCGGGGAGAGATGTACAGGCACACCTCAAGAGAAGCCCCACACCTCTCCCTCATGGGGGAAAGGGGGTGACCTGCTGCTGGGAGATCAGGCTGACCTTATGTCATCTCTTGACAGTGGCATCCAAAGTGTATCAAAGTCTGAAGTCTGTTCACCTCGCATGGATTTTACAGATGACGTGGGCACACATTATAGCAATGAGGATGAGGTATCATCAAGCTCAGATGCTCCGTCCACTGTGAAGGCTGGCCGCAGCCCTTTGTTAGGCTCGCCCAAGTTGCAGAGAGACAACGGACTAATAGGTGGGCAGAAAGGGCAAGGCATGGGCCTCTCCAACCACACTACCTCAACATCGGATGGCTTTGGTGGAGTGGGCCATCCGGGTACACCAGGTATGGAGCAAGCCCGTACACCCTCTAGCACCTCTGGCCAAGATGAAATTCACCCACTAGAAATATTGCAGGCTCAGATCCAGCTTCAACGGCAGCAGTTCAGCATTTCAGAAGACCAGCCTTTAGctgtaaaaaataacaaaaaaagcagTGACTGCAGTGGTCAAAATGGAGATGGAGAGCTTTCTAGCTGTAGCCCGGATGCCGGGAAGGGTTCTGTGGGCACCATTGATCTGGACACACTCATGGCTGAGCAGCATGCCACCTGGTATGTGCCCAGTGACAAGTCTCTGCTTGAGGATTCAGAGGAAGAGAAGTCtgtttgggaaaaaaataaagtccAGGGAACCATCAAAGAag AAGTAGATCTTTCTCAAAGTAAGACCACAGGAGGTGCAGGTTCCTCTGGGACAACTGGAGGTATGGGTTCTCATCTCCAGTGCCTGTCCGTCCACTGCACAGATGAACTTGGGGAGTCTAAGGGGCGCGGGGGACCCGTTCCATCCTGGCGTTCCCTTCACTCGGATATCTCAAACCGTTTCGGAACCTTCGTAGCTGCGTTGACTTGA